The following are from one region of the Pseudodesulfovibrio piezophilus C1TLV30 genome:
- a CDS encoding ABC transporter permease yields MITAQIIEIGPYQLALCLGFVLLAGGTSLYHKLGLGKDLIIGTVRTFAQLFLMGFVLKFVFALQASWLVLLIFSIMIAAAVHIIKGRVREQTIPFVLPTYIAMFVSYTLVTFLVTGVIVGARPWWTPQYFIPLAGMIVGNSMTAISISLDRLFSDLKIRRAEVEMRLTLGADYREASQDILRDSVRAGMIPSINSLMAVGLVSLPGMMTGQILSGTDPLIAIRYQIVVMLMIVASTSLGVLLITGLVRKRCFSNAHRLLLR; encoded by the coding sequence ATGATAACCGCACAAATCATCGAGATCGGCCCATACCAACTCGCCCTGTGTCTCGGGTTTGTCCTGCTGGCAGGGGGCACCTCGCTCTACCACAAGCTCGGCCTCGGCAAAGACCTCATAATAGGAACAGTGCGCACCTTTGCCCAACTTTTCCTCATGGGGTTTGTCCTCAAGTTTGTCTTCGCACTCCAGGCAAGCTGGTTGGTTCTTCTCATTTTTTCGATCATGATCGCGGCCGCTGTGCATATCATCAAGGGGCGCGTCAGGGAACAGACCATCCCCTTTGTGCTCCCGACCTACATCGCCATGTTTGTCTCCTATACCCTCGTGACTTTTCTTGTCACAGGCGTCATTGTTGGAGCACGCCCATGGTGGACGCCACAATACTTCATTCCTTTGGCCGGTATGATTGTCGGCAATTCCATGACTGCCATCTCCATATCCCTTGATCGACTTTTTTCCGATCTCAAAATACGCCGCGCCGAAGTGGAGATGCGCCTCACTCTTGGGGCCGACTACCGTGAAGCTTCTCAAGACATTCTACGCGATTCCGTTCGAGCAGGAATGATCCCGTCCATCAATTCTCTCATGGCTGTAGGACTTGTTTCCCTCCCAGGCATGATGACCGGACAAATCCTCTCCGGGACAGACCCTTTGATAGCAATCAGATACCAAATTGTCGTCATGCTCATGATTGTCGCATCAACCTCACTCGGCGTCCTTCTCATTACAGGCCTGGTCAGAAAACGGTGTTTTTCCAATGCACACCGCCTCCTTCTGCGTTGA
- a CDS encoding ABC transporter ATP-binding protein, which translates to MSLTLDRVSFAYADGPVILKQASITIDSGTYCLVSGPSGAGKSTLLRLLCRLEEPQSGQVTYNGTPYEDIPPTDLRRSIAYVQQIPSLSKGTVRENLMLPFMFKANKSLMPPTDDALESYLGSFLLDCFTLETGADTLSVGQAQRLCLIRSLLLDPEIILMDEPTASLDPGSTLVVLEKAMELKNNGMTVVMISHSQQKPPGVTHSIQFNDQTLEYV; encoded by the coding sequence ATGTCACTCACTCTTGACCGGGTTTCATTTGCATACGCAGACGGCCCTGTCATTCTGAAACAGGCATCCATAACCATTGATTCCGGAACCTATTGTCTTGTCAGTGGACCTTCCGGTGCCGGGAAATCCACCCTGCTCCGCCTCCTTTGTCGACTCGAAGAGCCTCAGTCGGGTCAGGTCACATATAATGGCACACCATATGAAGATATTCCTCCCACCGACCTCAGACGCTCCATCGCCTACGTGCAGCAAATCCCCTCACTCTCCAAAGGAACAGTTCGGGAAAACCTGATGCTCCCTTTCATGTTCAAGGCCAACAAGTCTCTGATGCCTCCGACTGATGATGCTCTTGAATCCTACCTGGGGTCTTTTCTCCTCGACTGTTTCACTTTGGAGACCGGGGCCGATACCCTTTCCGTTGGTCAGGCACAAAGACTCTGCCTTATTCGCAGCCTCTTGCTCGATCCGGAAATCATTCTGATGGATGAACCCACTGCATCGCTCGATCCCGGAAGCACGCTCGTGGTTCTCGAAAAAGCCATGGAGTTGAAAAACAATGGAATGACTGTCGTGATGATCTCCCATTCGCAACAAAAACCGCCAGGTGTTACTCACTCCATTCAATTCAATGACCAGACCCTGGAATATGTATGA
- a CDS encoding tetratricopeptide repeat protein, whose amino-acid sequence MTPDSENRTDKQISSDSATPQTGEKPKAELDEGSTVPNATHSTSKVVQDGDSLVDIPSDVSRGKISGVFSTQTVAKVGTGTTTRKMIQKAYWFAEQNDNADASAVMVQPLNKHNVPSGPKDSIPMEDFLQRFNPELEFYQQEVFPRMKELNTTLKRAEEQRDQGALYSAEFEYAAALDFDEENVRANFGLGLTYMERGEPAKAEDIFERVVGLDASFAPEHKHLFNEFGISLRKSNLLDQAVEYYTRALEITQDDENLYYNLARAFFERGDKDDCTTNLDKALSLNPSFEEANKFLAYIKKQDS is encoded by the coding sequence GTGACACCTGATTCAGAAAACAGAACTGACAAGCAGATCAGTTCCGACTCCGCAACCCCTCAAACAGGGGAAAAGCCCAAAGCTGAACTTGATGAAGGATCGACTGTGCCCAATGCGACACACTCGACCTCGAAAGTGGTTCAGGATGGGGACTCACTTGTCGATATTCCTTCTGATGTCAGCAGAGGTAAAATATCCGGCGTTTTCTCAACACAGACCGTCGCCAAGGTCGGCACCGGAACAACCACGCGCAAGATGATCCAGAAAGCATACTGGTTTGCCGAGCAAAATGACAATGCCGACGCCTCTGCCGTGATGGTCCAACCATTGAATAAACACAATGTGCCCTCCGGTCCCAAGGATTCCATCCCCATGGAAGACTTTCTGCAACGCTTCAACCCTGAACTGGAATTCTATCAGCAGGAAGTCTTTCCTCGAATGAAGGAACTCAATACAACGCTCAAACGCGCCGAAGAACAGCGTGACCAAGGCGCACTCTACTCTGCCGAATTTGAATACGCGGCAGCCCTCGACTTTGACGAGGAAAATGTTCGCGCCAATTTCGGCCTCGGTTTGACTTATATGGAACGGGGAGAACCTGCTAAAGCTGAAGACATTTTTGAACGGGTCGTTGGGTTGGATGCCTCCTTCGCCCCTGAGCACAAACATCTTTTCAATGAATTCGGTATCAGCCTGCGAAAATCCAATCTGCTGGATCAAGCGGTCGAATATTATACTCGCGCACTTGAAATCACCCAGGATGATGAAAATCTGTATTACAATTTAGCCAGGGCTTTTTTTGAGCGCGGAGACAAAGACGACTGTACGACCAATCTGGACAAAGCCCTCTCACTGAATCCGAGCTTTGAAGAAGCCAACAAATTCCTCGCTTACATCAAGAAGCAGGATAGCTGA
- a CDS encoding helix-turn-helix domain-containing protein gives MTSIGKRIQSYREKQNLSIEDLASRTVLPEEFIRAIEEEDMYPSLRPLVKLARALGVRLGTFLDDQVSSDPLIVRLAERQEELTMHPDGKEPGVVFHSLGRGKTDRHMEPFFIELLPESCKDESLSSHEGEEFIVVQSGQVRIKYGQEESILCAGDSVYFNSIVPHNVACGGEEKAEIYAVLYFPE, from the coding sequence ATGACCAGCATCGGTAAGAGGATTCAATCCTACCGTGAAAAACAGAACCTGAGCATTGAGGATCTGGCCAGCCGGACTGTCCTGCCCGAAGAATTTATTCGGGCCATTGAGGAAGAGGATATGTACCCGTCACTGCGCCCCCTGGTGAAGCTCGCTCGCGCATTGGGCGTTCGCCTTGGAACCTTCCTTGATGATCAGGTCTCGAGCGATCCTTTGATCGTTCGGCTGGCCGAGAGACAGGAAGAACTGACCATGCATCCTGATGGCAAAGAGCCGGGGGTGGTTTTTCATTCGTTGGGCAGGGGGAAGACTGACCGACATATGGAGCCGTTCTTTATCGAATTATTACCGGAATCATGTAAGGATGAGTCTCTGTCTTCGCATGAGGGAGAGGAGTTCATCGTGGTCCAATCCGGTCAGGTCCGCATCAAGTATGGGCAGGAAGAGTCAATTCTCTGTGCGGGAGATTCGGTTTATTTCAATTCCATCGTACCGCATAATGTGGCCTGTGGCGGTGAGGAAAAAGCCGAAATCTACGCTGTCCTGTATTTCCCGGAGTAG